A window of the Rutidosis leptorrhynchoides isolate AG116_Rl617_1_P2 unplaced genomic scaffold, CSIRO_AGI_Rlap_v1 contig285, whole genome shotgun sequence genome harbors these coding sequences:
- the LOC139882572 gene encoding uncharacterized protein, with translation MALRSKIKFNFVNGKIKKPRKDDQTFFDWDRCNIIISYWLMNSVSPSIRPSISRFKTAHAMWNDLQVRFFKTDFFRISDVQEEIYLLKQGDLNISDYYIKMRALWDEFDDLRPILECECAIKCECKALKMIFERQTVVPQDEPILAALSSAKPPKQPQSQLVGFPPNFKFTKNASSNLTVTAEPEIQQNASTISISQYEYESLKRQDMNSVKMIGSAEQRHGLYFVNLTDCFVYLRNSVYEKLSSVNVIAEQPREKFDIWHFRLDHPSSARLSSFKSINKNFKFNLDHVCDVCHYAKQRKLSFPISQSIFKSILTLFTWIYGPVIPSMQGHKYSLTIVDDFSRHTWIFFMKTKSETRNHITQFYQLILTQFDKRIKVIRSDNGQEFNDFQFYASHGILHQTSCVECPEQNGRVEKKHQHILNVGRALLFQSKLPLKLWGYAVSHAIHLVNRTPTPILNNKTPYEMLHNKIPDISHLRVFGSLCFISTLDMNKTKFTSRSSQCIRLGYQDGTKGYKVLHLNNHSIQLGYHVVFYEHIFSYDGPRVYLNDLCLILPARSRNLPVEDEYANNVEIESTDMLENADNNHPVVTESTIDVLPVDFNENEQPAHIIELVI, from the exons ATGGCTCTTAGATCTAAAATTAAATTCAACTTTGTCAATGGTAAAATCAAAAAACCACGGAAAGATGACCAAACCTTCTTTGATTGGGACAGATGTAATATCATTATTTCCTATTGGTTGATGAATTCTGTCTCTCCTTCAATCAGGCCATCCATCTCCAGATTTAAAACTGCTCATGCTATGTGGAATGACCTGCAAGTAAGGTTTTTCAAGACAGATTTTTTCAGAATATCTGATGTTCAGGAAGAAATCTACTTGCTCAAACAGGGTGATCTCAACATATCTGACTACTATATAAAAATGAGAGCTTTATGGGATGAGTTTGATGATCTGAGACCAATCCTTGAATGTGAATGTGCAATAAAATGTGAATGTAAGGCTCTCAAAATGATA tttgaaagacagactGTGGTACCTCAAGATGAGCCAATCCTTGCAGCTCTTTCTTCTGCAAAGCCTCCAAAGCAGCCACAATCTCA GCTAGTAGGCTTCCCTCCAAACTTTAAATTCACCAAGAATGCCTCAAGCAACCTGACAGTCACAGCAGAACCTGAAATTCAACAAAATGCTTCTACTATCTCCATCTCTCAATATGAATATGAATCCTTGAAAAGGCAG GACATGAATTCAGTGAAGATGATTGGATCAGCTGAGCAAAGACATGGACTATATTTTGTAAACCTAACAGACTGTTTTGTATATCTTAGGAATTCTGTGTATGAAAAACTGTCTTCTGTTAATGTAATAGCAGAACAACCTAGGGAAAAGTTTGATATATGGCATTTTAGACTTGATCATCCGTCTAGTGCCAGACTATCTTCTtttaaatctataaataaaaatttcAAATTTAACTTAGATCATGTCTGTGATGTTTGCCACTATGCTAAACAGAGAAAGCTTTCATTCCCTATCAGTCAGTCAATTTTTAAGTCTATTTTGACATTATTCACATGGATATATGGGCCTGTTATTCCTTCTATGCAAGGACACAAATATTCTTTGACTATTGTGGATGATTTTAGCAGACACACATGGATATTTTTTATGAAAACTAAATCTGAAACTAGAAATCACATTACTCAGTTCTACCAATTAATCCTGACTCAATTTGATAAAAGGATAAAAGTAATTAGAAGTGACAATGGCCAGGAATTTAATGACTTTCAATTTTATGCATCACATGGTATTTTGCATCAAACCTCTTGTGTAGAGTGTCCTGAACAAAATGGAAGGGTGGAGAAAAAGCATCAACATATTCTAAATGTTGGAAGAGCATTACTATTTCAAAGTAAGCTGCCTCTAAAATTATGGGGATATGCTGTATCTCATGCCATTCATCTAGTAAATAGAACACCTACACCTATTTTAAACAACAAGACACCATATGAAATGTTGCATAACAAAATTCCTGACATATCACATCTAAGAGTTTTTGGATCTTTATGCTTTATATCAACACTGGATATGAACAAGACAAAATTTACTTCTAGATCATCTCAATGCATACGGTTAGGATATCAGGATGGCACTAAGGGTTACAAGGTATTGCATTTAAACAACCACAGTATTCAGCTAGGTTATCATGTTGTATTTTATGAGCATATTTTTTCATATGATGGACCTAGAGTTTATTTGAATGATCTATGCTTAATACTGCCAGCAAGAAGTAGAAATTTACCTGTAGAGGATGAATATGCTAATAATGTAGAGATTGAGTCCACTGATATGCTTGAAAATGCTGATAATAATCATCCTGTTGTCACAGAATCCACAATTGATGTCCTGCCTGTTGACTTCAATGAAAATGAGCAACCTGCACACATAATAGAACTTGTCATTTGA
- the LOC139882573 gene encoding agamous-like MADS-box protein AGL62, whose protein sequence is MARLKSKGRKKIKIKKITNESNLKVTFSKRRFGVFKKASELCTLCAAQICIIAFSPGKKVFSFGHPNVGEILDRFLGRNANPQSIGAPTQFVEARDNRILDDLNTQLFEFENEFAAAKSYGDKLSKMRKEGIAMNRWEGPIENLTLEELGKLQTAMQNLKKQCHASSNDPEFNPATPRFS, encoded by the exons ATGGCTAGGCTTAAGAGTAAGGGTcggaaaaaaattaaaattaaaaaaataacaaATGAAAGCAATCTTAAG GTGACCTTCTCTAAGAGGAGGTTTGGGGTGTTTAAGAAAGCCAGTGAGCTTTGCACTCTTTGTGCTGCTCAGATTTGTATTATTGCATTTTCTCCTGGAAAGAAAGTTTTTTCTTTCGGTCACCCTAATGTTGGGGAAATCCTTGATCGTTTCCTAGGCCGGAACGCTAATCCCCAGAGTATTGGAGCTCCTACACAATTTGTTGAGGCTCGTGACAACCGAATCCTCGACGACCTTAACACGCAACTCTTTGAG TTTGAAAACGAATTTGCAGCGGCGAAAAGTTACGGGGACAAACTGAGCAAGATGAGGAAAGAGGGCATTGCTATGAACAGGTGGGAGGGTCCAATCGAGAACCTGACCTTGGAAGAGCTTGGGAAACTGCAAACTGCGATGCAAAACCTAAAGAAGCAATGCCATGCAAGCTCAAATGATCCAGAGTTCAATCCTGCCACCCCACGGTTTTCCTGA
- the LOC139882577 gene encoding large ribosomal subunit protein uL24c-like, with amino-acid sequence MATTTSPLEISMASLSLSSSNQSFFGKGLSLSTSFPVKSVQKPCLVFAKLKRWERKECKPNSLPVLHKMHVKLGDTVKVISGREKGKIGEIVKIFKHNSTVIVKDINLKTKHMKSREEGEPGQIIKIEAAVHSSNVMLYSKEKEVASRVGHKILEDGSRVRYLIKTGEIIDDAENWKKLKEAKRNKESTEVATTA; translated from the exons ATGGCTACGACTACTTCACCACTGGAGATTTCAATGGCTTCACTTTCTCTCTCTTCCTCCAACCAATCATTCTTCGGGAAGGGACTCTCTCTCTCTACTTCCTTCCCT GTCAAGTCAGTACAGAAGCCGTGTCTTGTATTTGCAAAG CTTAAGAGATGGGAGCGAAAAGAATGCAAGCCCAACAGTCTCCCAGTTTTGCATAAGATGCATGTCAAACTAGGAGATACGGTTAAAGTAATTTCCGGACGTGAGAAGGGCAAAATTGGAGAAATTGTTAAGATCTTTAAGCATAACAGTACAGTGATAGTGAAAGATATAAACCTCAAGACGAAGCACATGAAGAGCAGAGAAGAGGGCGAACCAGGGCAGATTATAAAG ATTGAAGCAGCAGTTCATAGCTCAAATGTCATGCTTTATTCTAAAGAAAAGGAGGTAGCAAGCCGAGTAGGTCACAAAATACTTGAAGATGGAAGTCGTGTACGTTACCTCATAAAAACTGGGGAAATCATTGACGATGCAGAGAATTGGAAGAAGCTTAAGGAAGCGAAAAGAAACAAAGAAAGTACTGAAGTAGCTACCACTGCCTAG
- the LOC139882569 gene encoding calcium/calmodulin-regulated receptor-like kinase 1: MKDSSGLIIIGISIGVVIGLLLAIIGLFCFRYHRKRSQIGNSSSRRTATIPIRTNGADSCTMMSDSTAGPDSPGKYGRNGVSVWLNGFKRTNMVSFSGIPEYNYRDLQKATCNFTTIIGQGAFGPVYKAQMSTGETVAVKVLATDSKQGEKEFQTEVTLLGRLHHRNLVNLVGYCAEKGQHMLVYVYMNKGSLASHLYSENHEPLRWDLRVYIALDVARGLEYLHDGAVPPVIHRDIKSSNILLDQNMKARVADFGLSREEMVDKHAANIRGTFGYLDPEYISTRTFTKKSDVYSFGVLLFELIAGRNPQQGLMEHIELAAMSIEGKDGWQEIADSCLDGKFDVQELNDVAALAYKCINRSPRKRPSMRDIVQVLTRIVKLRHSKKHQRSFSAPADEVTIEMEHIEAKMTPNSEQHHRRDESMESTADSFEA, from the exons ATGAAAGATTCATCAGGGCTTATTATTATTGGGATATCTATTGGGGTGGTCATAGGTTTGTTGTTGGCAATTATTGGGCTGTTCTGCTTTAGGTACCATAGAAAACGATCACAGATTGGGAATAGCAGTTCCCGGAGGACGGCAACCATACCCATTCGCACCAATGGAGCTGATTCTTGTACCATGATGTCGGACTCGACCGCCGGTCCTGATTCTCCCGGAAAGTATGGACGGAATGGCGTCTCTGTGTGGCTTAATGGGTTTAAGAGAACTAACATGGTGTCATTTTCTGGAATACCTGAGTACAACTACAG GGATTTGCAAAAGGCTACGTGTAACTTTACAACGATAATAGGGCAAGGAGCTTTTGGTCCCGTATACAAAGCTCAAATGTCAACTGGTGAGACTGTTGCTGTCAAAGTACTTGCAACTGATTCTAAGCAAGGAGAGAAAGAGTTCCAGACCGag GTGACATTACTTGGAAGGCTGCATCATAGAAACCTTGTGAATTTGGTTGGATACTGTGCAGAAAAGGGCCAGCATATGCTTGTGTATGTCTACATGAACAAAGGAAGCTTGGCTTCTCATTTATACA GTGAAAATCACGAGCCATTGAGATGGGATCTGCGAGTATATATAGCTTTGGATGTAGCAAGGGGCTTGGAATATCTTCACGATGGG GCAGTTCCCCCTGTCATACATCGCGATATAAAGTCTTCAAATATCCTATTGGATCAGAACATGAAAGCCAGG GTTGCTGATTTTGGGCTATCAAGAGAAGAGATGGTAGACAAACATGCGGCTAACATTCGAGGAACGTTCGGATATCTGGATCCCGAGTACATATCAACTAGGACTTTTACTAAGAAAAGTGATGTTTACAGCTTTGGAGTCTTGCTCTTTGAGCTAATAGCTGGCAGGAATCCCCAACAAGGCCTTATGGAACATATTGAGCTT GCGGCAATGAGCATTGAAGGGAAAGATGGATGGCAGGAAATTGCCGATTCTTGTCTTGATGGAAAATTCGACGTGCAAGAGCTCAATGACGTGGCAGCTCTGGCATACAAGTGCATTAATCGTTCGCCCAGGAAACGGCCTTCGATGAGGGACATTGTTCAGGTACTTACTCGGATAGTAAAACTAAGACACAGCAAGAAGCATCAAAGAAGCTTTTCTGCACCTGCTGATGAAGTTACCATTGAAATGGAACATATAGAAGCCAAGATGACTCCAAACTCAGAACAACATCATCGGAGAGATGAATCTATGGAGAGCACAGCTGATAGTTTTGAAGCATAG
- the LOC139882570 gene encoding uncharacterized mitochondrial protein AtMg00810-like → MLYGVDFLEDSPKIKDPSIYRTLIGKFLYLMHTRPDISQSTQHLSQFLTDPTETRLQAAYRVLRYLKNMPGKGLFFLSNNNLQLQSYSDADWAKYPLTRRSVTGFCVFLGDVIISWKSKKQSTVSHSSAEAEYRALAMTSCELT, encoded by the coding sequence ATGCTCTATGGGGTAGATTTTCTTGAAGACTCTCCTAAGATAAAGGATCCCTCAATCTACAGAACATTAATTGGGAAATTCTTGTATCTCATGCACACAAGACCAGATATATCACAAAGCACACAACATCTTTCTCAATTCCTAACAGATCCTACAGAGACACGTCTACAAGCTGCATACAGAGTATTAAGGTACCTGAAAAACATGCCAGGGAAAGGGCTGTTCTTTCTGTCCAACAATAATCTGCAGCTCCAATCTTATTCAGATGCTGACTGGGCAAAATATCCTCTGACGAGAAGGTCAGTCACTGGATTTTGTGTGTTCCTTGGAGACGTCATCATATCCTGGAAATCAAAGAAGCAATCCACAGTATCTCATTCCTCAGCGGAAGCTGAATATCGTGCGTTAGCAATGACGTCCTGTGAACTCACATAG